In one window of Paracoccus saliphilus DNA:
- a CDS encoding MerR family transcriptional regulator has translation MSDELMTIRQMCDAFGVTPRTLRFYEARELISPQRRGQHRLYDRRDRARLTLILRGKRFGFSLEQIRQLLELYEPGGRNETQIAATIEVARERLADMERQYSELHEAIADLQAQIGDAENHLSTATRSKRSG, from the coding sequence ATGTCCGACGAGCTGATGACGATCCGCCAGATGTGCGATGCCTTCGGCGTCACCCCCCGCACCCTGCGCTTCTACGAGGCGCGGGAGCTGATCTCTCCCCAACGTCGCGGCCAGCATCGGCTGTATGACCGCCGGGACAGGGCGCGGCTGACGCTGATCCTGCGCGGCAAGCGCTTCGGCTTTAGCCTCGAACAGATCCGCCAATTGCTCGAACTTTACGAGCCTGGCGGCCGGAACGAGACGCAGATCGCCGCCACGATCGAAGTGGCGCGAGAGCGTCTGGCGGACATGGAACGTCAATATTCGGAACTCCACGAAGCAATCGCCGATCTGCAGGCGCAGATTGGCGATGCCGAGAACCATCTGTCCACCGCAACCCGTAGCAAGCGTTCAGGATAA